In Arachis hypogaea cultivar Tifrunner chromosome 17, arahy.Tifrunner.gnm2.J5K5, whole genome shotgun sequence, a single window of DNA contains:
- the LOC112765089 gene encoding deoxyhypusine hydroxylase, whose product MVASSNDAVFTSSKDTEKFLCNLLLDSTQPISDRFRALFSLRNLKGPAPRDALILATRDSSNLLAHEAAFALGQMQETEAIPALAAVLNDLSLHPIVRHEAAEALGAIGSYGNIPLLKSSLDLDPAQEVRETCELALERIRHVKDAGNSDDSSTTDISPFKSVDPAALACSCTSVQQLREILLDEEKGMYERYAALFALRNDGGEEAVAAIIDSLGSKSALLRHEVAYVLGQLQDKAASTALSNILKDVNEHPMVRHEAAEALGSIADDQSVALLEEFTADPEPLVSQSCQVALSMLEYERSGKSFEFLFIRTPTVH is encoded by the exons ATGGTGGCTTCCTCCAACGACGCCGTTTTTACTTCGTCAAAGGACACCGAGAAGTTCCTCTGCAACTTGTTGCTGGATTCCACACAACCCATCTCTGACCGCTTCAGAGCCCTCTTCTCCCTTCGCAACCTCAAAGGCCCCGCCCCTCGCGATGCCCTCATTCTtg CGACGAGAGATTCATCAAATTTGTTGGCACATGAAGCTGCATTTGCGTTGGGCCAAATGCAGGAAACCGAAGCCATTCCAGCTTTGGCAGCAGTTCTAAATGACCTTTCTTTGCATCCAATTGTTCGCCATGAG GCAGCTGAAGCACTTGGTGCTATTGGTTCATACGGTAACATTCCCCTGCTGAAGAGTAGTTTGGATTTAGATCCGGCTCAGGAGGTCCGCGAAACTTGTGAGTTGGCTCTGGAACGTATTCGACATGTAAAAGATGCTGGAAATAGTGATGATTCATCTACAACTGATATTTCACCTTTTAAGTCGGTTGATCCAGCCGCACTGGCATGCTCTTGCACCTCGGTACAACAACTGAG GGAAATACTTCTGGATGAAGAAAAAGGGATGTATGAGAGATATGCAGCTCTTTTTGCACTTAGAAATGATGGTGGAGAGGAAGCTGTTGCTGCTATTATCGATTCATTGGGTTCAAAAAGCGCTCTTCTACGTCATGAG GTTGCGTATGTTCTGGGTCAGTTGCAAGACAAAGCTGCTTCAACTGCTCTATCTAACATACTTAAAGATGTGAATGAGCACCCAATGGTTAGACATGAAGCTGCCGAAGCTCTTGGGTCAATTGCAG ATGACCAAAGTGTAGCCCTTCTTGAGGAGTTTACAGCAGATCCGGAGCCTCTTGTCTCTCAAAGCTGTCAAGTTGCACTAAGCATGCTAGAATATGAGCGATCAGGAAAATCATTTGAG TTCCTCTTCATTCGAACCCCAACTGTGCATTGA